From Hypomesus transpacificus isolate Combined female chromosome 3, fHypTra1, whole genome shotgun sequence:
CTTGTCAAGTGACAGCTTCACGGTTGAACATACAAACTCTGATTTTATAGAAGACGTGTATCACATCTGTATTCCTATATTTTTACACTTCACACCAACGGGAAATATGATGATAATGAGAACGGTTTCGCAAACTTGACTGAAATCTTGTGATGTCATGTTTCTCTTGGCTATCTGATTGACCCCTACTATTATTACATGTGTTATGTAGAGTTAACTATAGCATTGATCCTCACACATAGctttttgttgtgttgtgttataaGTCAGTCCAACTGAATGCAACACAATTTTAAAGTCAGATAAACATGATGAACTCACTTGCACACGGGACGTTCTGTACCCTCTGTACTCTGTTCTGTACTTTTTGATATTTGTCTCAAATGTTTAATGGTCTATAGAGCGTCTCTCTAAACATGCCTGTGGGCCATTCAGTGAGACATAAATGACACGTTGATCAACAGTACTGTTAACATGCCAGCATTAGCCACATGCTAGTTCACCTGCAGTCGGCTCTGGTTTCACAGTCTGTTCTCACCCCTTGCAGAGCGGATGATGAGAAAGAGTCTTCCtccagcgaggaggaggaagacgacaaGAGGAGGCTCAACGACGGCCTGCTAGGAAAAGTGACCAGCGTCCAGATTGGCTCTGACAGGACTTCCTGGTACATAGCCCTGGTgagtcacttcctgtccaggaCATGCTCCCTGgtccctttctttttttgactCTGTGACGATGCACCTTTACTCTCTTTTTGAGCTGTGACTTTTCCAACCAGTATTGCCCTGACGCGTGTGTTTGTTGTCTGTAGGTTGTGTCTCCCAGCTGCAATGATGACCTCGCTGTCAAAAAGGACCAATGTTTAGTGAGATCCTTTGCAGACTCCAAATTGTAAGTGTTTGATATAAGCGTCCTGTCTTTGAGAAAACAATTTGTCTGCTATTTCATTTGGAAATGCGAAAGTACATACGACTGGGAACAGAGGGGTATGAGACTGTTTGTACATCATGACTGAACTATTTCTCTTCCCCAGTGTTACTGTTGCAAGAAAGGACATCCATGAAGTAAACCTGGACAGCATCAGCAAGCAAGAGTTTTCCACCAGGAAAGGTAAAGTTCCAGATCGTGCACTTGAGTTAGGTTTTAGAACAGAATGTTCATACGCAACGTGAAATttaacctgcctgtctgcttgtctccAATCCTGActgtttctgtctcctctccttctccccctctacctcccccctgaccctcctcccctcatctcccccccctgaccctcctcccctcatcttcctcccccctgaccctcctcccctcatctcccccccctgaccctcctcccctcatctccccccccccgaccctcctcccctcatcttcttcccccctgaccctcctcccctcatcttcctcccccctgaccctcctctactcatctccctcccccctgaccctattctcctcccctcatctccctctacctcaccctcctctgctaccgtctcccctgctctcctctcaggGTTGGAAGGGGCTCAGAGTTTCCTGCAGACCAGGCTGGTGCCAGAGAGCTGGAAGATGGACATGAGTGAGATCCTGGATTCCTCCAGCAGCGATGAGGAGGACGCGGAGGGCAAGgagagcgaggaagaggaggaggaggaggaagaggaggagcagcatcaagaggaggaggagaaaaagaagaagaaagcagTGAAAGAGGAGGTAAGACCCAACTACAGTTTATGTGAAGAGTCTCCCAAAACGTGGCAGCACTGATCGTTGTCTTGGAAGTTGACTTCCTGTTGGCTACTGTTTGCGGTCTCGAGTGTTGGCCAGCCTTGATTACGTTTTGTTTGTAGCTGACGTTTAGATGAGTTGGGGGTGGATCTAACTGTTTCACACCACTGTAATAATGTTAGCAGCAGTGCTACTATAAATCTACTTGTTATGCCTGGAGAGCTAGTGTCATCCTCACTGTTGACTCTgtgaaaacaggaagtggaagcgGTCTTCACTTTATCTTAAAGGGATATTGCGCTGTAAAATCCCATTATCTTGCTACAGTTGAAAAGAGAGAGTGCCTTTAATCAGTCAGGGGCTTAAATGTCAGAAAGCTCTGTTGTGTTGGCCTACTCCAGTGCCCAGTGTTAGTTAAAGGGGACAGTTCAACCCCAAATCTCAAATTCATATTACTCAACGGGTATAGttcggtagcctggctctgccctcctacgtacttccgctcaatttaaattttgcttctgtactaggtctggccatgaggTACGTAAGTCAAATGTCTCCGGTAAATTTtctaccggccaatcagcgaacagagagagtggctgagaacaatgacgttgatgttgtgcgctagtttctGTAGTGCCGTAATTCGGTCGCATTCGGTCCGTTGTtgcaacactgccgaatatccataagctaaagccggagcaagaacaagttttgctgagttttgttggtggccatgatgttgtggccctcctccccacggggttcgggaacagtttgattttccagctacggcagccagctctgttacagtaatggtgaaggaattggctaaggcgatcgctagcgattggttatggcagatcagactggttctgggcagatccaatagttttaaacttcgaCAGAGTACCCgtctacaaggaagtcaacgcttgtcaatggatcgAGCCCAGACTctatgtacaaatgaaatgtacgagagtctggttaggaccaggctaatagTTCGGTAGAAAGAAAATAATTCTTACATTAAACTGCTCACAAGTTCTGTGGATCGTTTTGAGAAACCTGGTCATGATTTCTGGAAAGAGACATTGCTGTCAAGTCTCACAAATACCTATTTGGGGGGGAAATCTTAGGGCTAACTGTCCCTTTTTAAACCTAACTCCTAGCTTCCTTAACACCAGATAGTGTCTTCAATCCATGAAGCACAGAAGCAAGCCATTGATGCCCCTGGCTGCATTCCTCAGTGTGGCTGTGACACGGTGGACACTGAACCACCGTTGGCGAGCCAGCCTGGTGAATAGGGCCCCAGCATGTGGGAACCCTCCCCGTCCGCCCCGACGACAACAATGGTTCATTCTTCCTGCTCCTACGACTCCCACAAATGGCCATTCGTGTGTGGCTTCCGACTCCGTTCCCATGGCAACCCCCAATGCCTCGCTGCAGTGGCAGTGGCTACTTCCTAGCGTTTCAGAGAGGTGCTGTGTGGGGATTGGCCGATGGCCAGTAGGGGGGTGTGGCCAGGCCGGGTTCCTTTTGGATGGCATGCTTTCAGTTCCGATGGCTTCTCTAATCTGGTCCAGTCACAGCAGGGGAAGGAATGCTGCCATTGCAGACGCAGATAGAACATGTGCTTCTCTACAGCTGTTCCATCATTCTGCTGCTATTTCTCCATGTCAGTTTAGTGATTCCTATGAAGACCATGGTTTAGCATGGTTTGCTGTACGCTAAACAGGATAAGTAGGATCAGCTTGGGTATGGTGGTGTAGCTTTGGTGGTGGAGGTATTTTAGGGACTATGGGCCATGTGTTGTTCACATGGTTCCTGGGTATTGGCTTACTGTATTCATGCCCATCCATCTCCAGTCATATCCACAACGTTCCCCTGATTCTGTGTGTAGGCAGCCCATTGTATCCCAACAAGGACAGAATATGTGTTGAGAGTTATGCATTAAGTCACTTGACTTTGAAACAGTTTTTCCCAGTTATTTAGTTAACCCCTTGTAATGCTCAACACCAACGAACGAGGAATCAACCAGCACCACCTTTGAACGACCACCACTGCCTAAATGTTGAACAAACACTGGTGTAACGTGAAGATGGCATGAACTAGGAGGTTGCTATGCAACGTCTTGGCCGAACATCTGCTACATCTTCCTCCGTGTTGCTGTTAGGTCTGCCTGTGTTAGTCTCCACAACAACTCATAGCAACCATCACTAGGCTGGCCCAGTNNNNNNNNNNNNNNNNNNNNNNNNNNNNNNNNNNNNNNNNNNNNNNNNNNNNNNNNNNNNNNNNNNNNNNNNNNNNNNNNNNNNNNNNNNNNNNNNNNNNTGCTCCGCCTctacctccccacctctctctctttccccttctccaCCGCCCCCCCGCCTGGTTACTAAACCTGGACGGAGATGTCTCCATGTCGTCCTGTGCCGCGGAGCAGCTCGTCTCGGCCAGCGAGTAGGAGACGCCCCCGCTGAGGAGGCAGGCTGGTGGGCAGGCTGGCCCAGCGGCAGGCTGGCACGACCAGGTACAGCCAGGTACATCCATGTGGGTTCCATTAGGCCTGTGCAGCAAAGCCAGACACACCACTCTACCACGCCAGCATTCTGTTCAAAATAAATCTTGCACTTCAAAAGGCACGGGAGAGGCGGCTGATGGCACTTTCTTCTAAAGAGCACTCGGCACCATGGCACATAGAACCACTTTATACTGGAATACTGGAATccttttttgtatttgtatattttcGTTCAGGCTTCTCGTTCTCCTTATTGGCGTAGAAAAGGGGACTTCCCAGGAAAGCGGAATCCACAAACAGCCTGTTTACACCCCCGCACCCTccgctcttcctctcttcctgacTCCCTTCATCCCGATGCTGTTCTAGTTTTTTGTCAATGGATCCAATTTAGTGTTCCTCCCCGGGGAGGAACCACACGGCTCCACTGGGTGACTCCCCGGCAGCCGCCTGGAGAGCTGCTGCTCAGAGACAACGCCGGAGgtctgtttacacacacacacacgtgcacacgcacgtGCTTCCTGTGAGGAAGAGGTCGTTGAGCATCAGGCCTCTGTCCCCCCGAGCGAGACACCGCAGAGGGCCTGCATCTGACCACGGCTTCAGATGGACGGACAACAGATGGAAAGGATTCATCTTCCGTCTACAGTCTTTCCTCTtcccagacagtgtgtgtgcactctgGCGGATgacaccc
This genomic window contains:
- the LOC124465925 gene encoding AT-rich interactive domain-containing protein 4A-like encodes the protein MKAADEPAYLTVGTDVSAKYRGAFCEAKIKTVKRMVKVKVTLKGESTSQVVQDDQVKGPLRVGSTVEVKTTEGVSSEAVIGKLTDASWYTVVFDDGDEKTLRRTSLCLKGERHFAESETLDQLPLTNPEHFGTPVIGKKSNRGGRRLSQAVADDEKESSSSEEEEDDKRRLNDGLLGKVTSVQIGSDRTSWYIALVVSPSCNDDLAVKKDQCLVRSFADSKFVTVARKDIHEVNLDSISKQEFSTRKGLEGAQSFLQTRLVPESWKMDMSEILDSSSSDEEDAEGKESEEEEEEEEEEEQHQEEEEKKKKKAVKEEVRPNYSLCEESPKTWQH